Proteins from one Archocentrus centrarchus isolate MPI-CPG fArcCen1 chromosome 8, fArcCen1, whole genome shotgun sequence genomic window:
- the ntf4 gene encoding uncharacterized protein ntf4, which translates to MHWLPLVAMVIASALPFPHSPVSKIATATAKPGFDKRRAHRHDPAARLAAAPVDYSFNGSASQTDYNMTAALSQHTNRQNLQRHKDYVKSSVHEETFKVESRGTYQSNSNSGSDDRGGPHVPTKRVTLRAEDVSQDTSLSKDYKPGSTSRHEYSGFVDFSKKDNLPNSSDRPLQVSALKNQENVSPDTSLKGQRGPKLTAPSDQLRDRPAVETGSQRTVGTGRGFPEESLTVEAGLGLGAGLDTILKGDEMFLDAHPRVLFSSSSSPPEHPPLLLMLETGLLGEGGDGEEQEDMDEHIEGHGDRALDRGTTLSWADSSRATSEDVRPVKRDKRSHLSDSLKEIRTRERSVCESKSSWVDKIHATDIHGQNLTVLQEIQTQAGPLKQYFYETVCRSAESSISAGKSKGVAAKPPGTGVAGGGCLGVDKKQWHSECKAKQSYVRALTKDSNNKIGWRWIRIDSSCVCVLLSRAKQATGREILTRRGRA; encoded by the coding sequence ATGCACTGGCTTCCCCTGGTTGCCATGGTGATTGCCTCGGCCCTGCCCTTCCCTCACAGCCCCGTGTCCAAGATTGCTACTGCGACCGCCAAGCCTGGCTTCGACAAACGCAGAGCGCACCGGCATGACCCAGCCGCTCGCCTCGCAGCTGCCCCTGTGGACTACAGTTTCAATGGAAGTGCCTCGCAAACGGACTACAACATGACTGCTGCTCTCAGTCAACACACCAACAGACAAAACCTCCAGAGGCATAAGGATTATGTAAAATCTTCTGTACATGAAGAGACATTCAAGGTGGAGAGTCGAGGAACCTACCAATCAAATAGCAACTCAGGCAGCGATGACAGAGGCGGTCCGCATGTTCCCACAAAGAGAGTTACACTCAGGGCCGAGGATGTTTCCCAGGATACCTCTCTGTCCAAGGACTACAAACCTGGCAGCACCAGCAGGCATGAATACTCTGGCTTTGTGGACTTTTCCAAGAAAGACAATCTTCCGAACTCTTCTGATAGGCCATTGCAGGTTTCTGCATTGAAAAACCAAGAGAATGTGAGTCCTGATACATCACTGAAGGGTCAaagaggaccaaaactgactgCTCCTTCAGATCAGCTGAGAGATAGACCAGCAGTCGAGACAGGGAGCCAGAGGACAGTGGGGACTGGAAGAGGTTTCCCTGAAGAAAGCTTGACAGTGGAGGCTGGTCTGGGACTGGGAGCCGGGCTGGATACAATCTTAAAGGGAGATGAGATGTTTCTGGATGCTCATCCACGGGTCCTGTTctcatcctcttcatctcctccagAACACCCACCGCTCCTGCTCATGTTAGAGACTGGTCTGCTGGGGGAGGGCGGGGAtggggaggagcaggaggacaTGGATGAGCACATCGAGGGCCATGGCGACCGCGCACTCGACAGGGGCACGACTCTGAGTTGGGCAGACTCTTCTAGAGCTACCAGTGAGGATGTccgtcctgttaaaagggataAGCGCTCACATTTGAGTGACAGCTTAAAGGAAATCAGGACAAGGGAAAGGTCGGTGTGCGAGTCGAAAAGTTCTTGGGTTGACAAAATACATGCCACTGACATCCACGGACAGAACCTCACCGTCTTGCAGGAAATTCAGACTCAGGCGGGACCTTTAAAACAGTACTTTTATGAGACTGTCTGCCGCTCTGCCGAGAGCAGTATCAGTGCTGGCAAGTCGAAGGGTGTTGCAGCGAAACCCCCAGGGACAGGTGTGGCTGGGGGCGGATGTTTGGGAGTGGATAAAAAACAGTGGCACAGTGAGTGTAAAGCCAAGCAGTCGTATGTGCGAGCACTCACCAAAGATTCAAACAACAAAATCGGATGGAGGTGGATTCGAATCGACTCGTCCTGCGTCTGCGTGCTGCTGTCCAGAGCGAAACAGGCAACAGGGAGGGAGATTTTGACAAGGAGGGGTAGAGCCTGA